Proteins co-encoded in one Ponticoccus alexandrii genomic window:
- a CDS encoding RdxA/RdxB/FixG family protein, whose product MSDSNAPAPSLYAAREPIFPRRVSGNFRSLKWVLMIVTLGIYYVTPWLRWDRGPQLPDQAVLIDLANRRFFFFWIEIWPHEFYFVAGLLIMAGLGLFLFTSALGRVWCGYACPQTVWTDLFILVERWIEGDRNARLRLHRQKKMDLRKARLRITKWAAWFLIGLATGGAWVFYFADAPTLLRDLVTLNAHPVAYTTMLILTATTFFFGGFAREQICIYACPWPRIQAAMMDEDTLTVGYRVWRGEPRGKGNVRRKKQSEALAAEQAAQATGQGPDAAHYAPSPYPGLTGAAAAAPVDTAAHQDGPGDCIDCMACVNVCPMGIDIRDGQQMECITCALCIDACDDVMAKLGKPRGLIDYLALSDEPRERAGNAPRPVWQHIFRLRTMMYTGLWALVGFGLVFALFIRPEIEMSVAPVRNPTFVTLSDGTIRNTYDVRLLNKHGEDRPFRISLTGNEFLRIQLEGTPYETVTVPANETFLQKVYVLAPRGSDPAESERTEFRFWVEDLTSGDRAHNDTLFNGRAN is encoded by the coding sequence GTGTCCGATAGCAACGCCCCCGCCCCCTCGCTTTATGCCGCGCGAGAGCCGATCTTCCCGCGCCGCGTGTCCGGCAATTTCCGCAGCCTGAAATGGGTGCTGATGATCGTCACGCTGGGTATCTACTACGTCACGCCATGGCTGCGCTGGGACCGTGGGCCGCAACTGCCGGATCAGGCGGTGCTGATCGACCTCGCCAACCGGCGCTTCTTCTTCTTCTGGATCGAGATCTGGCCGCACGAGTTCTACTTCGTCGCGGGCCTGCTGATCATGGCGGGGCTCGGCCTCTTCCTGTTTACCTCGGCGCTGGGGCGGGTCTGGTGCGGCTACGCCTGCCCGCAGACCGTCTGGACCGACCTCTTCATCCTCGTGGAGCGCTGGATCGAGGGCGACCGCAACGCCCGCCTGCGCCTGCACCGGCAAAAGAAGATGGACCTGCGCAAGGCGCGGCTGCGGATCACCAAATGGGCCGCGTGGTTCCTGATCGGGCTGGCCACCGGGGGCGCATGGGTCTTTTACTTTGCCGACGCGCCGACCCTGCTGCGCGATCTGGTGACGCTGAACGCCCACCCGGTCGCCTATACGACCATGCTGATCCTGACGGCCACGACCTTCTTCTTCGGCGGCTTCGCGCGTGAACAGATCTGCATCTACGCCTGCCCGTGGCCGCGCATTCAGGCCGCGATGATGGACGAGGACACGCTGACCGTGGGCTATCGCGTCTGGCGCGGAGAGCCGCGCGGCAAGGGCAACGTGCGCCGCAAGAAGCAGTCCGAGGCGCTAGCCGCCGAGCAGGCCGCACAGGCCACCGGACAGGGGCCGGACGCCGCGCACTACGCCCCCAGCCCCTACCCTGGCCTCACCGGGGCAGCCGCCGCCGCCCCCGTGGACACCGCCGCTCATCAGGATGGCCCCGGCGACTGCATCGACTGCATGGCCTGCGTGAACGTCTGCCCCATGGGGATCGACATCCGCGACGGCCAGCAGATGGAGTGCATCACCTGCGCGCTTTGCATCGACGCCTGCGACGACGTCATGGCCAAGCTGGGCAAACCGCGCGGGCTGATCGACTACCTCGCCCTGTCCGACGAGCCGCGCGAGCGGGCGGGCAACGCGCCGCGCCCGGTCTGGCAGCACATCTTCCGGCTGCGGACGATGATGTACACGGGCCTCTGGGCGCTGGTGGGCTTCGGTCTTGTCTTCGCGCTGTTCATCCGCCCCGAGATCGAGATGTCCGTGGCCCCGGTGCGCAACCCGACCTTCGTCACCCTGTCGGACGGGACCATCCGCAACACCTACGACGTGCGCCTGCTGAACAAGCATGGCGAGGACAGACCCTTCCGCATCTCGCTGACCGGGAACGAGTTCCTGCGCATCCAGCTGGAGGGCACGCCCTACGAGACCGTGACCGTGCCCGCGAACGAGACCTTCCTGCAGAAGGTCTATGTGCTCGCCCCGCGCGGCTCTGACCCGGCAGAATCCGAACGAACGGAGTTCCGCTTCTGGGTCGAGGATCTGACCAGCGGCGACCGCGCCCACAACGACACCCTCTTCAACGGAAGGGCCAACTGA
- a CDS encoding FixH family protein — MAAQAKREFRLTGWHVLGIFGGAFAVIIGVNIALAVNAVRTFPGVETKNSYIASQTFDDRRSAQEALGWTVRADAEDDRVVLAITDAEGKPVQAGQLTATLGRATHVKDDRMPDFAFDGHAYVAHEALAPGNWNIRMTATALDGTPFEQRVVLHVHH; from the coding sequence ATGGCTGCACAAGCGAAACGGGAATTCCGCCTGACGGGGTGGCATGTTCTGGGCATCTTCGGCGGGGCCTTCGCCGTCATCATCGGCGTCAATATCGCGCTGGCGGTGAATGCGGTACGGACCTTCCCGGGGGTCGAGACGAAGAATTCGTACATCGCCAGCCAGACCTTCGACGACCGCCGCAGCGCGCAAGAGGCGCTGGGGTGGACGGTCCGCGCCGATGCGGAAGACGACCGGGTGGTGCTGGCGATCACCGATGCCGAGGGCAAGCCGGTGCAGGCCGGCCAGTTGACGGCCACGCTGGGCCGCGCCACCCACGTCAAGGATGACCGGATGCCGGACTTCGCCTTCGACGGCCACGCCTATGTGGCGCACGAGGCGCTGGCGCCCGGCAACTGGAACATCCGCATGACCGCCACCGCCCTCGACGGCACGCCCTTCGAACAGCGGGTCGTGCTGCACGTCCATCACTGA
- a CDS encoding heavy metal translocating P-type ATPase codes for MTATLRAPVSACPACSAAPAAEALAERPPVDARLTLSLPTIHCAACMATVERALTAHPQVRAARVNLTLKRATVDAAPGVTAEELIPLVEGAGYEAHELDGTALNATATDRAGRELLMRLAVAGFAAMNVMLLSVAVWSGAEGPTRDLFHWISAAIVLPAVGFSAQPFFRNALTALRARALNMDVPISLAILLAVGTSLWETALSGEHAYFDAAITLTFFLLTGRYLDHRTRAVARSAAEELAALEVPRAVRIGTSGDETVAVVDLRVGDLIRLRPGGRMPVDGVIEEGTSETDRSLLTGETLPVLAEPGRAISAGEVNLTGPLLVRASAVGRNTSLARMADLVAVAESGRSRYTSLADRAAKLYAPGVHILAGLAFLGWLAWAGDLRVALNIAAAVLIITCPCALGLAVPAVTTAASGRLFRRGLLIKDATALERLAQVDTVVFDKTGTLTTGTPELTNIGDLPEEALRVAMALALGSAHPLSRAILTAGQTAGLRPETVSDITEVPGHGTEGLWQGRRVRLGRAAWTGGQPTEQTAAWLAVADEAPCAFLFSDRLREGAAEAVAALRASGLRVLLMSGDTPAAVEALARRLEIPQWVAEALPQDKSARVEALTREGAHVLMVGDGLNDTAALTAAHVSISPASALDAARVASDIVLLGQSLAPIPEALTTARKAVKRIRENFTVATWYNIIAVPLAVAGLCSPLIAALAMSASSITVSLNALRIR; via the coding sequence ATGACCGCCACGCTTCGCGCCCCCGTCTCTGCCTGCCCCGCCTGCTCTGCCGCGCCCGCCGCAGAGGCGCTGGCAGAGCGTCCGCCCGTGGACGCCCGCCTGACCCTGTCGCTGCCGACGATCCACTGCGCGGCCTGCATGGCAACCGTGGAACGCGCGCTGACGGCGCATCCGCAGGTGCGCGCGGCGCGGGTGAACCTGACGTTGAAGCGCGCGACCGTGGACGCCGCACCCGGGGTCACCGCCGAGGAGCTGATCCCGCTGGTCGAGGGTGCGGGCTACGAGGCGCATGAACTCGACGGCACGGCACTGAACGCCACCGCCACCGACCGCGCGGGCCGCGAGTTGCTGATGCGCCTCGCCGTGGCGGGCTTTGCCGCGATGAACGTGATGCTGCTGTCGGTCGCGGTCTGGTCGGGGGCCGAGGGGCCAACCCGCGACCTCTTCCACTGGATCTCCGCCGCCATCGTCCTGCCTGCCGTGGGGTTCTCCGCGCAGCCCTTCTTTCGCAACGCCCTGACCGCCCTGCGGGCCCGGGCGCTGAACATGGACGTGCCGATCTCGCTGGCGATCCTGCTGGCCGTGGGCACCTCGCTCTGGGAAACCGCGCTGTCCGGGGAACACGCCTATTTCGACGCCGCCATCACGCTGACCTTCTTCCTGCTGACGGGCCGCTACCTCGACCACCGCACCCGGGCCGTCGCCCGCTCCGCCGCAGAGGAACTGGCCGCGCTGGAGGTGCCGCGTGCGGTGCGCATCGGCACCTCGGGGGACGAGACGGTGGCCGTGGTCGACCTGCGCGTGGGCGACCTGATCCGCCTGCGCCCCGGCGGCCGGATGCCGGTGGACGGGGTGATCGAAGAGGGCACCTCGGAAACCGACCGCTCGCTGCTGACCGGGGAAACCCTGCCGGTGCTGGCCGAACCGGGCCGCGCCATCAGCGCCGGAGAGGTCAACCTGACCGGCCCGCTGCTGGTGCGCGCCAGCGCCGTCGGGCGCAACACCTCGCTTGCGCGGATGGCCGATCTGGTGGCCGTGGCCGAGTCCGGGCGGTCGCGCTACACCTCGCTCGCCGACCGCGCGGCAAAGCTTTATGCCCCGGGGGTCCACATCCTTGCGGGCCTCGCCTTCCTTGGCTGGCTGGCCTGGGCGGGCGACCTGCGGGTGGCGCTGAACATCGCAGCAGCCGTGCTGATCATCACCTGCCCCTGCGCGCTGGGTCTGGCCGTGCCAGCCGTCACCACCGCCGCCTCGGGGCGGCTGTTCCGGCGCGGCCTGCTGATCAAGGACGCGACGGCGCTGGAGCGGCTGGCGCAGGTGGACACGGTGGTCTTCGACAAGACCGGCACGCTGACCACCGGCACACCGGAACTGACCAACATCGGCGACCTGCCCGAAGAGGCGCTGCGCGTGGCCATGGCGCTGGCGCTGGGGTCCGCGCATCCGCTGTCGCGCGCCATCCTGACCGCCGGACAGACCGCCGGACTGCGCCCCGAGACCGTCAGCGACATCACCGAAGTGCCGGGCCATGGCACCGAAGGCCTGTGGCAGGGCCGCCGCGTCCGCCTTGGCCGCGCCGCTTGGACCGGCGGTCAGCCGACCGAGCAGACCGCCGCATGGCTGGCGGTGGCGGATGAGGCGCCATGCGCCTTCCTCTTCTCGGACCGGCTGCGCGAGGGCGCGGCAGAGGCGGTCGCCGCCCTGCGCGCCTCGGGCCTGAGGGTGCTGCTGATGTCCGGCGACACGCCCGCCGCCGTCGAGGCGCTCGCCCGCAGGCTGGAGATCCCGCAGTGGGTCGCCGAGGCCCTGCCGCAGGACAAATCCGCCCGGGTCGAGGCGCTGACCCGCGAGGGCGCCCATGTGCTGATGGTCGGCGACGGGCTGAACGACACCGCCGCGCTGACCGCCGCGCATGTCTCGATCTCGCCCGCCTCGGCACTGGACGCGGCGCGCGTCGCCTCTGACATCGTGCTTCTGGGCCAGAGCCTTGCCCCAATCCCCGAAGCGCTGACGACGGCGCGCAAGGCCGTGAAACGCATCCGCGAGAACTTCACCGTGGCGACGTGGTACAATATCATCGCCGTGCCGCTGGCGGTGGCGGGGCTCTGCTCGCCGCTGATCGCGGCGCTGGCCATGTCGGCCAGTTCGATCACCGTCTCGTTGAACGCCCTGCGCATCCGCTAG
- the ccoS gene encoding cbb3-type cytochrome oxidase assembly protein CcoS, with the protein MNILTYLIPISLVLGGAGLAFFLYTLRSNQYDDPEGDARRILSGEYDDRPKPD; encoded by the coding sequence ATGAACATCCTCACCTATCTCATCCCGATCTCGCTGGTGCTGGGCGGCGCCGGGCTGGCCTTCTTTCTCTACACGCTGCGGTCGAACCAGTACGACGACCCCGAAGGTGACGCGCGGCGGATCCTGTCGGGGGAATACGACGACCGGCCCAAGCCGGATTGA
- a CDS encoding Lrp/AsnC family transcriptional regulator — MSLDETDRRILRVLQRRGRISNADLSGAVNLSASSCHRRVQRLEAEGYVRDYVALLDARRLGMPTTVFVEITLSAQADEVLEAFETAVARVPDVLECHLMAGTADYILKIVAADTEDFARIHRQYLTRLPGVAQMQSSFALRTVFKTTALPV, encoded by the coding sequence ATGAGCTTGGACGAGACGGATCGGCGCATCCTGCGCGTGCTTCAGCGGCGCGGGCGCATTTCCAACGCCGACCTGTCCGGGGCTGTGAACCTCTCTGCCTCGTCCTGTCATCGGCGCGTTCAGCGGCTGGAGGCCGAGGGATACGTGCGCGATTACGTGGCGTTGCTGGATGCCCGGCGGCTGGGGATGCCGACCACGGTCTTCGTCGAGATCACGCTCAGCGCGCAGGCCGACGAAGTGCTCGAAGCCTTCGAGACTGCCGTGGCCCGCGTGCCGGACGTGCTGGAATGTCACCTGATGGCGGGCACGGCGGATTACATCCTCAAGATCGTGGCGGCGGATACCGAGGATTTCGCCCGCATTCACCGCCAGTATCTGACGCGCCTGCCCGGGGTGGCGCAGATGCAATCCTCTTTCGCGCTGCGCACAGTGTTCAAGACGACGGCGCTGCCGGTCTGA
- the ald gene encoding alanine dehydrogenase: MIIGCPKEIKPQEFRVGLTPNTAREAVSHGHKVVVQTGAGAGSGFPDADYTAAGARIVDTAEEVFATAEMIVKVKEPQAGERKMLREGQLLFTYLHLAPDPEQTKDLLASGCTAIAYETVTDPRGGLPLLAPMSEVAGRLAPQVGAWSLQKANGGRGVLMGGVPGVGPANVVVIGGGVVGAHAARIAAGMGADITVLDRSLPRMRYLDDLYGGTFKTRYASAGNTAELVEQADMVIGAVLIPGAAAPKLVSKAQLSDMRPGAVIVDVAIDQGGCFETSRATTHQDPIYEVDGIVHYCVANMPGAVARTSTIALTNATMPFLLDLADKGWRQACADDPHLLEGLNVHAGKLTYYAVGKALGIDVMSPQLVLKG, from the coding sequence ATGATCATCGGCTGCCCGAAGGAAATCAAACCGCAGGAATTTCGCGTCGGCCTCACGCCCAATACCGCGCGTGAGGCCGTCTCTCATGGCCACAAGGTTGTGGTCCAGACCGGCGCGGGGGCGGGCTCGGGCTTTCCCGACGCCGACTACACCGCCGCCGGGGCGCGGATCGTGGACACCGCCGAAGAGGTCTTTGCCACCGCCGAGATGATCGTCAAGGTGAAGGAGCCGCAGGCGGGCGAGCGCAAGATGCTGCGCGAGGGCCAGTTGCTGTTCACCTACCTGCACCTCGCGCCCGACCCCGAGCAAACAAAGGACCTGCTGGCCTCGGGCTGCACGGCCATCGCCTACGAGACCGTGACCGACCCGCGCGGCGGCCTGCCTCTGCTGGCGCCGATGTCCGAGGTCGCGGGCCGTCTGGCGCCGCAGGTCGGCGCATGGTCGTTGCAGAAGGCCAACGGCGGACGCGGCGTGCTGATGGGCGGCGTCCCGGGCGTTGGTCCGGCCAATGTGGTGGTGATCGGCGGCGGCGTCGTGGGCGCCCATGCCGCCCGCATCGCGGCGGGCATGGGCGCGGATATCACCGTGCTCGACCGCTCGCTGCCGCGGATGCGCTACCTCGACGACCTCTACGGCGGCACTTTCAAGACCCGATACGCCAGCGCCGGGAACACCGCCGAGCTGGTGGAACAGGCCGATATGGTGATCGGCGCGGTGCTGATCCCCGGCGCCGCCGCGCCCAAGCTGGTGTCCAAGGCGCAGCTGTCGGACATGCGCCCCGGCGCGGTGATCGTCGATGTCGCCATCGATCAGGGCGGCTGCTTCGAGACCTCACGGGCCACCACCCATCAGGACCCGATCTACGAGGTCGACGGCATCGTGCATTACTGCGTCGCCAACATGCCCGGCGCCGTGGCCCGAACCTCGACCATCGCGCTGACCAACGCAACGATGCCCTTCCTGCTGGACCTCGCCGACAAGGGCTGGCGGCAGGCCTGCGCCGACGATCCGCACCTGCTGGAAGGCCTGAACGTCCACGCCGGCAAGCTGACCTATTACGCCGTGGGCAAGGCGCTTGGGATCGACGTCATGTCGCCGCAGCTTGTCCTGAAGGGCTGA
- a CDS encoding YtoQ family protein, translated as MGLTVYLSGEIHTNWRERVIEGAEGLDVTFTAPVTDHAASDDCGVTILGAEPDKFWHDRKGALVNAIRTRKGLEDADVVVVRFGTQYKQWNAAFDAGFAAALGKSLIVLQPPEHDHALKEVNAAAMAVAREPEEVVQILRYVLTGALPG; from the coding sequence ATGGGACTGACAGTCTACCTGTCCGGAGAGATCCACACCAACTGGCGCGAGCGCGTCATCGAGGGCGCCGAGGGGCTGGATGTGACATTCACCGCGCCGGTCACCGACCACGCGGCCAGCGACGATTGCGGCGTGACGATCCTTGGCGCCGAGCCGGACAAGTTCTGGCACGACCGCAAAGGCGCGCTGGTGAACGCCATCCGCACCCGCAAGGGGCTGGAGGATGCGGATGTCGTCGTGGTGCGCTTCGGCACGCAGTACAAGCAGTGGAACGCGGCCTTCGACGCGGGCTTTGCCGCCGCGCTGGGGAAGTCGCTGATCGTCCTGCAACCGCCGGAACACGACCACGCCCTGAAAGAGGTCAACGCCGCCGCCATGGCGGTTGCGCGGGAACCCGAAGAGGTGGTGCAGATCCTGCGCTACGTCCTGACGGGGGCGCTTCCGGGCTGA
- a CDS encoding glutathione S-transferase family protein, with translation MLDVTSHPVNARWPAQHPDRLQLYSFPTPNGVKIAIMLEETGLPYEPHRVGLSDADVRSPEFLSLNPNNKIPAIIDPDGPDGAPLALFESGAILLYLAEKTGQFGGATAAERHHVTQWLMFQMGGVGPMFGQLGFFHKFAGKDIEDPRPRERYINEARRLLNVIETRLDGRDWIAGDYSIADMALAPWLNALDFYGAKEMVGWADHSRTVAYVERFMARPAVQRGMKIPAEGS, from the coding sequence ATGCTTGACGTCACCTCGCATCCCGTCAACGCCCGTTGGCCCGCGCAACACCCCGACCGGTTGCAGCTCTATTCCTTCCCCACGCCCAATGGCGTGAAGATCGCGATCATGCTCGAAGAGACGGGCCTGCCCTACGAGCCGCACCGCGTCGGACTGTCGGACGCGGACGTCCGAAGCCCCGAGTTCCTGAGCCTCAACCCCAACAACAAGATCCCGGCGATCATCGACCCGGACGGGCCGGACGGCGCGCCGCTTGCGCTGTTCGAATCCGGGGCGATCCTGCTGTATCTCGCCGAGAAGACCGGACAGTTCGGCGGCGCGACGGCGGCGGAGCGCCACCATGTCACGCAATGGCTGATGTTCCAGATGGGCGGCGTCGGGCCGATGTTCGGGCAGCTGGGGTTCTTTCACAAGTTCGCCGGAAAAGACATCGAGGACCCGCGCCCGCGCGAGCGCTACATAAACGAGGCCAGGCGCCTGCTGAACGTGATCGAGACGCGACTGGACGGGCGCGACTGGATTGCCGGGGATTACTCCATCGCCGATATGGCGCTGGCGCCCTGGCTGAACGCGCTGGATTTCTACGGTGCGAAAGAGATGGTGGGCTGGGCCGATCACTCGCGCACCGTGGCCTATGTTGAGCGCTTCATGGCGCGGCCCGCCGTGCAGCGTGGAATGAAGATCCCGGCGGAAGGTTCCTGA
- the mscL gene encoding large conductance mechanosensitive channel protein MscL produces MIQEFKDFIAKGNVMDMAVGIIIGAAFTAIVTSLVGDIINPIIALFTGGIDFSGWFYPLDGNEYASLEAAAEAGAPVFAVGSFIMAVINFFIIAFVVFMLVKMVNRVKAAAEKPDEVAPEVKTGPSELDVLLEIRDALKR; encoded by the coding sequence ATGATTCAGGAATTCAAGGACTTCATCGCCAAGGGCAATGTCATGGACATGGCCGTCGGCATCATCATCGGCGCGGCCTTTACCGCGATCGTGACGTCTTTGGTCGGGGATATCATCAACCCGATCATCGCGCTTTTTACCGGCGGGATCGACTTTTCGGGCTGGTTCTACCCGCTCGACGGCAACGAATACGCCTCGCTGGAGGCGGCCGCCGAGGCCGGGGCGCCGGTCTTTGCCGTCGGCAGCTTCATCATGGCGGTGATCAACTTCTTCATCATCGCCTTTGTCGTCTTCATGCTGGTGAAGATGGTGAACCGTGTGAAGGCCGCGGCGGAAAAGCCCGACGAGGTCGCGCCCGAGGTCAAGACCGGCCCGTCGGAGCTGGATGTCCTGCTGGAAATCCGCGACGCGCTGAAACGCTGA
- a CDS encoding cation diffusion facilitator family transporter — protein sequence MPKALKLAIGSLAVGLLVLLIKTLAWWLTGSVALLSDALESIVNVATAVAALIALRIAAAPADADHPFGHHKAEYFSAVMEGVLIVIAAILILREAWGAWQAPQAMTEPGLGLALVAVASVLNGAWAFVLIRRGRALRSPALVADGQHLWADVVTSAGVTAGLLGALVTGWHWLDPLMAAAVAVHILWSGWLVVRGSVGGLMDESVPDTDLEQMRTVISEHAEGAVEAHDLRARHAGQATFVEFHLVVPGEMSVDSAHDICDRVEAALKAAFEGCRITIHVEPEHKAKHSGIVVL from the coding sequence ATGCCCAAAGCCCTGAAACTGGCTATCGGAAGCCTCGCCGTGGGCCTTCTCGTCCTCCTGATCAAGACGCTGGCCTGGTGGCTGACCGGCTCCGTCGCGCTGCTGTCGGACGCGCTGGAAAGCATCGTCAACGTGGCGACCGCCGTGGCCGCGCTGATCGCGCTGCGCATCGCGGCGGCGCCCGCCGATGCCGACCATCCCTTTGGCCACCACAAGGCCGAGTATTTCAGCGCCGTCATGGAAGGCGTGCTGATCGTCATCGCCGCCATCCTGATCCTGCGCGAGGCCTGGGGCGCATGGCAGGCGCCACAGGCGATGACGGAACCGGGGCTTGGGCTGGCGCTGGTTGCCGTGGCAAGCGTGCTCAACGGCGCATGGGCCTTCGTACTGATCCGGCGCGGGCGGGCGCTGCGCTCTCCGGCGCTGGTCGCGGACGGCCAGCATCTCTGGGCGGACGTGGTCACCTCTGCCGGGGTCACAGCGGGACTTCTGGGGGCGCTGGTCACCGGCTGGCACTGGCTGGACCCGCTGATGGCCGCAGCGGTCGCGGTGCATATCCTCTGGTCGGGCTGGCTGGTGGTGCGCGGGTCGGTCGGCGGGCTGATGGACGAAAGCGTGCCCGATACGGACCTGGAACAGATGCGCACGGTGATCTCGGAGCATGCCGAGGGCGCGGTCGAGGCCCACGACCTGCGGGCAAGGCACGCCGGTCAGGCGACCTTCGTGGAGTTTCACCTGGTGGTGCCGGGCGAGATGTCGGTCGACAGCGCCCATGACATCTGCGACCGGGTCGAGGCAGCGCTGAAGGCGGCCTTCGAGGGGTGCCGGATCACCATCCATGTCGAGCCCGAGCACAAGGCGAAGCACAGCGGCATCGTGGTGCTCTGA
- a CDS encoding mandelate racemase/muconate lactonizing enzyme family protein gives MPNKALVGQSRDRIRVYNTCAGTRYVRTNKIKPVDTWNRDEGRYEDLDAFMTDAGALAENLLESGITAMKIWPFDPPAIENKGMFITAEQMKAAVKPFEQIRKAVGDRMDIMVEMHCLWNLPVAKDIARVLEDYAPRWYEDPIRMNNAQALAEFAASTSVWTCASETLGSRFAYKEYLDRDAAHVVMADLCWTGGLTEGRKIAALADLHHRPFAPHDCIGPVGFAAAIHMSFSQPNTLIQESVRAFYDGWYKELVTEVPRIEGGYVYPMEGPGLGTELRPELFGRGDLTTRISEVS, from the coding sequence TTGCCCAACAAAGCCCTGGTAGGGCAATCCCGGGACCGCATCCGCGTCTACAACACCTGCGCAGGCACGCGCTATGTGCGCACCAACAAGATCAAGCCGGTCGACACCTGGAACCGCGATGAAGGCCGCTACGAGGATCTCGACGCCTTCATGACCGACGCGGGTGCACTCGCCGAGAACCTGCTGGAAAGCGGCATCACCGCAATGAAGATCTGGCCCTTCGACCCGCCCGCGATCGAGAACAAGGGCATGTTCATCACCGCAGAGCAGATGAAGGCGGCGGTGAAGCCCTTCGAACAGATCCGCAAGGCGGTCGGCGACCGCATGGACATCATGGTCGAGATGCACTGCCTGTGGAACCTGCCGGTGGCCAAGGACATCGCCCGCGTGCTGGAGGACTACGCCCCGCGCTGGTACGAGGACCCGATCCGCATGAACAACGCGCAGGCGCTGGCGGAATTCGCCGCCTCGACCTCTGTCTGGACCTGCGCCTCGGAAACGCTGGGCTCTCGCTTCGCCTACAAGGAATACCTCGACCGGGACGCCGCCCATGTGGTCATGGCCGATCTGTGCTGGACCGGTGGCCTGACCGAGGGCCGCAAGATCGCGGCGCTGGCGGACCTGCACCACCGCCCCTTCGCGCCCCATGACTGCATCGGCCCGGTGGGCTTTGCCGCCGCGATCCACATGTCCTTCAGCCAGCCCAATACGCTGATCCAGGAGTCGGTGCGCGCCTTCTACGATGGCTGGTACAAGGAACTGGTGACCGAGGTGCCGCGCATCGAGGGCGGCTATGTCTACCCCATGGAGGGTCCCGGCCTCGGCACCGAGCTGCGCCCCGAACTCTTCGGGCGCGGCGACCTGACAACACGCATTTCGGAGGTTTCATGA
- a CDS encoding rod shape-determining protein, producing the protein MFGLDGLMGMFSSDMAIDLGTANTLVYVKGKGVVLSEPSVVAYHIKDGQKKVLAVGEDAKLMLGRTPGSIEAIRPMREGVIADFDTAEAMIKEFIRKVHRRSTFSKPKIIVCVPHGATPVEKRAIRQSVLSAGARKAGLIAEPIAAAIGAGMPITDPTGNMVVDIGGGTTEVAVLSLGDIVYARSVRVGGDRMDEAIVNYLRRQQNLLVGESTAERIKTSIGTARMPDDGRGSSMQIRGRDLLNGVPKETEISQAQVAEALSEPVQQICEAVMTALEATPPDLAADIVDRGVMLTGGGALLGDLDLALREQTGLAVSIADESLNCVALGTGKALEYEKQLRHAIDYDS; encoded by the coding sequence ATGTTTGGACTGGACGGACTCATGGGCATGTTCTCTTCGGACATGGCCATCGACCTTGGCACGGCGAATACCCTCGTCTACGTGAAGGGCAAGGGTGTCGTCCTGTCGGAACCTTCCGTGGTGGCTTACCACATCAAGGACGGCCAGAAGAAGGTTCTGGCGGTAGGTGAGGATGCCAAGCTGATGCTGGGCCGTACCCCCGGCAGCATCGAGGCGATCCGCCCGATGCGCGAGGGCGTGATCGCGGATTTCGACACCGCCGAGGCGATGATCAAGGAATTCATCCGCAAGGTTCACCGCCGGTCTACCTTCTCGAAGCCCAAGATCATCGTCTGCGTGCCGCACGGTGCGACTCCGGTCGAAAAGCGTGCCATTCGCCAGTCGGTGCTGAGCGCAGGCGCCCGCAAGGCCGGCCTGATCGCCGAACCCATCGCGGCGGCCATCGGCGCGGGCATGCCCATCACCGATCCGACCGGCAACATGGTTGTGGATATCGGCGGCGGCACCACCGAGGTGGCGGTCCTGTCGCTGGGCGATATCGTCTATGCGCGCTCGGTGCGCGTCGGCGGCGACCGCATGGACGAGGCCATCGTCAACTATCTGCGCCGCCAGCAAAACCTTCTGGTGGGCGAATCCACCGCCGAGCGCATCAAGACCTCCATCGGCACGGCGCGTATGCCCGACGACGGACGCGGCAGCAGCATGCAGATCCGGGGTCGCGACCTGCTGAACGGCGTACCCAAGGAAACCGAGATCAGCCAGGCGCAGGTCGCCGAGGCGCTGTCCGAACCGGTGCAGCAGATCTGCGAGGCGGTGATGACCGCGCTCGAAGCCACGCCGCCGGACCTTGCCGCCGACATCGTCGACCGGGGTGTCATGCTGACCGGCGGAGGCGCCCTTCTCGGCGACCTCGACCTCGCGTTGCGCGAACAGACCGGGCTTGCCGTCTCCATCGCTGACGAGTCGCTGAACTGCGTGGCCCTGGGCACCGGAAAGGCGCTGGAATACGAAAAACAGCTGCGCCACGCTATCGACTACGACAGCTGA